The DNA sequence GCTTTCGGCCTGACGGTTCTGACCATGGCCTATGCGGTCGGAGGCATTTCCGGCGGTCATTTTAATCCGGCGGTTTCCGTCGGTCTGACGGTGGCCGGCAAGTTCCCGGTATCGAGCCTCATTCCTTATATTGTGGCGCAAGTGCTGGGTGCGATTGTCGCCGCAGCTGCGCTTTACGTCATCGTCACTGGCAAGGCGGGGGCCGAACTTGGTGGTTTTGCTGCAAATGGTTATGGCGAACATTCACCGGGCGGATATTCCCTGGTGTCAGCGCTGCTGATCGAAGTGATCCTGACTGCGTTTTTCCTGATCGTCATTCTGGGATCGACACATGGCAGGGCTCCAGCCGGTTTTGCGCCAATCGCCATCGGTCTTGCCCTTACACTTATTCATCTGATTTCCATTCCGGTCACCAATACCTCTGTCAATCCGGCCCGCTCGACGGGACAGGCATTGTTCGTCGGTGGATGGGCATTGCAGCAGCTCTGGCTGTTCTGGCTTGCTCCGATCCTCGGCGGCGTCATCGGTGCTGTGGTCTGGAAACTTTTCGGCGAGAAAGAAGAGTAAGGCGCAAGGCCAGCTCCTTCCTGCCCGCGCAGACATGAATGGGAAGTTTGTTTTCCCGAATGGTCGGGGAAACCAGTGAGGAGGATGACATGGATCTTGCTTCGATATTGGCCCAGGTGATCGGTGGTGCGGTTGGCGGCACGGCTGGCGGGAAGATAGTGAAGGATTCCGATCTCGGCTCGCTTGGCAACCTGATTGCAGGCGCCATTGGCGGCATTGGCGGCGGAACCGTACTTGGCTCGCTGCTCGGAGCGGCGGGAAATGCGGCGGCTGGCGGTGTGGATATCGGCGCTCTTGCGGGTCAGCTGGTTGGCGGTGGTGTCGGTGGTCTGATCGTTCAGATCATTGTCGGTTTGATCAAGAACAAACTCGTCGCCAAATAGGGCCGTTAGCCACCCGCGTGGCGGCGTGACAGAGCTTGCCGGAGGAGACACCTCATTCGGCAAGGCTTCTGGTGTATTACGTATCGATAACGGCAACCCGCCGAAACCGAATTTTTGCGAGATGCAGTAGCACATCTGCAATGGTGAGACGCGTTCTGCGGCCGCCGAAAAGAGGTGTGAGGACTGTATTCACCGATATTGCGGATGCCGCGTCAGGCCGAATTCTTGACGGCAGGCATATGCGGTGTCTTGTTCCAGACGAAGGGTCTGGTTTTCAGTTCCACAACCGCGCGCCATGCCGCTAGAGACAACATCAGCCAGTAAAACGGGATCGCCAGCCAGCGTTGCCCGACCTGCTTCTTTTCATAGGGTATCATTCTGTTTCGGCCCATCAGCACGAAGATGGTGTAGCTTCCGAGAATATTCAGCGTATCGATGACGAACAGAATGCCCTGCCAGGAAAACAGCATATCTGTGCCGCTTTCCAGGATCGCCATGGCCATGAAGGTGAAGGAAAGAAACAGCAGGGGGTGGGTCAGTGACGATAAAAGCATGCCGCCGATCAACAGTTGAAAGACAATATAGTCGCTCCATCCCATCTGGCGCGCAGTTGTAACGGGCGCACGGGTCATCACCAGCCAGCTTTGCAGCCAGCCCTTGTACCAGCGCGCGCGCTGGTTCAGCCAGACGGAGAACGAGGTTGGCGCGTCCTCCAGTGTCTGTCGCCGAATGACACCGCAGCGATAACCCAGCCTGTGCAGTCTGAGGCCCATATCGGCGTCCTCAGTCACATTATAGGGGTCCCACGCCCCAACGCGGCGCAATACCGCGGTGCGGAAATGGTTTGAAGTGCCGCCAAGTGGCAGCGGCAGCCTGTGTGCGGCAAGAACGGGTAACATGCAGCGAAAGAGGCCGGAATATTCCAGCGCGAAACAGGCGCTGAGCCAGGAGGAGCGTGCATTGCTGACAATAAGCGGCGCCTGCAGGCAGGCCACTTCGTCCGGCTGGCGGCGAAAGGTGGCATGGGCTTCGCGCAATTGTTGCGGATGGGGGCGGTCTTCTGCGTCGTAGACGGCAACCAATGTGCCCCGCGCCCCAGCGAGCGCATAGGTCAGCGCCTTGGGTTTGGTGCGCGGCAGGGATGGCGGCACTTTTATCAGCTCGATATGTGGACCGGGATTGACGCGCTTGATGGCGGCGATCGTCGCGTCATCATCCGCTTCGCAGACGAGTTTGATATCCAGTCGGGACTTGGGCCAATCCAGACGCTCCAGCGCGCCGATGAGTTGCTCGACGACCGCCTCCTCGCGATAGAGCGCCACGAGAACGGTGTAGACCGGCAGGTCACTGTCGTCTCGGAGAGCCGGGAGGGTTTGTTTTTCGTTTTCCGTCGGAGCGTGCGGAGCGTTAACGAGCGCAAACAGCCTGAAAAGCAGGGTGAAGAAATAGAGCATCGTCAGGCTGACGTGAATGTAAGCCAGCGCCGCTTCCGTATAAAAAAGCAGCGACAGCGTCAGCAGCGTAGCCAGAATGCCAGTGTAGAAACCCTGCTGGCCCTGCAATGTAATCCTGGCGGAATGGCCCGGGGCCGCGTTGAAAAGCCTTTGTTGCGCCTCATGGCTGCGGCGCGTCTCACCAGCCTTCCAGATTGCGCTGCGCATGGCCTGCGGCGTGGTGACGGCAAGCTCGTCGAAAAGATGCGGATGCCGATCGAGCATGGTCTTCAGCAACGCAAACCGTCCCAGTTCCGGCACGATCAGAAGGAGCGGTCTGCCGTTCAGTGGCTTCAACCGGAGCAACTGTGGTTCGGCGAGTTGCATATCGAGGTTCTTGATATCCTCGACCCGTTCCGGATCGATTTCCGGGAAAAACGGTAGTCGCAGAAATCTGGCAAAAGCACCGAAGTAAGCTTCCGTCTGGACAAGGCCGCTTGCCAGCAATTCATCTTCCACCGTCGAGCCATTTTTAAGAGCCCGCTGCTCGAATGCGTCGATATAGGGTTTGCCGAAGCCCAGTGAAGCGAGGAACTGCGCCTGTCCGGGTTCAGCCTGTTCAGCTGCGCTCCATTGCCGATCATCGCCCGTGAATGAAAATGCAATTTTCCGTTCCATTGGCGTCGTGCGAAACGATTCTCGTGTATAATGGCTAGATTGATCCATGCATCGCCGCCGCCGTCATGGTAATGTCCCACATCCTGCTACGGACAGTATAGATGAGAATGACGAATGTAACGCGAAATATAGGTATTGGCTTTACTTTAGCTATCGCTTTACAATTTTTTGGTGTTATTGACGAAACCCATGCCGAAGGTCTTTCAGACGGAAACCGCATGCCGGTGCTGTTTGATGCGCAGGAGCGGTTTCCTGGCGGCGATCTTTCTTCCGTACCGCGGATCAGGTTTCTGATGTCGGTTGATTTTCCACCGTTCAATTTTACCGACCAGGAGGGCCGGCTCGCGGGTTTCCATGTGGATCTGGTGCGTGAAATCTGCGCCCAGCTGAAGGTGGAAAGCAAGTGCCAGGTGCAGGCATTGCCGTTTGACGAGCTGGAGGCGGCCCTGGAAATGGGCGAAGGCGAAGCGGTGATTTCCGGCATTGCCACCACCGCTGACCTGCGCAAGAGTTTTACCTTCTCGCGCCCTTATCTGCTGTTGCCCGCCCGTCTTGCGGTCAACAAGGCCGCGAAGTTCTCCGGCTCCGGCGCCGATGCATTGTCGGGAAAAAAGGTGGGGGTTGTCGCGGGTTCACGGCATGAACAGATGCTCAAGGCATTTTTCCCGAAAGCCGCCCCAGAGGGTTTCGAGGGCTACGAACCCATGTATGCAGCCCTGAAGACAGGCAAAGTGGACGCCATCTTCGCTGACGGCCTGCGCCTGCCTTTCTGGATTTCGGGGAGCGCCTCCGAAGGCTGCTGTTCTCTCTTCGGCGGGCCTTATATGTCCGACAGGTTTCTCGGCGAAGGCCTTTCCATCATGGCCGTCGATCCGGATAACGTGCTTGTGCCGGCCTTTGATCAGGCGCTTGCCGCACTTTCCCGCAACGGCCGGCTGGAAGAAATCTACCGCCGTTATTTTCCCTATGGGCTCTACTAGAACATTCGGAAAAACGGCGTAGCGGCCTGACGCTCGGAAAAGGCGCGGATGGCGATAGTTGGGTGTCGATCCGATTCAGATCGCCTGGGGCGTTCTCATTCTATTTCGCCGGGGCAAAAGCCTCGTCACTGCGGCGCAATCGCAAAAGCGCGATCCATACCGCAGCGGCAATGGCGGTCTCCACCATGAAATAGCTGCCGATCGTTCCTGAAATGCTGAAAGACCAGGTCGCAAGCGCAACGACGATGGAACCGATGAGGTTCCCGCTGTTCCATATCTTGGCGCGAATATCCTGCCGTCCGGATGCGCCGAGCGCTTCAAGCGCCGTTGCCGCAACAGCCATGGGTATCACCGCCCAGCAAAGAACACGGGTGATGACGGGCAGGGAAACATATTCGTCACCGAACAGGAGGGGCAGGAATGGTGCGATGATGAAGATCGCAAATGCGCTGCCGGCTGCAATGACAAGGGCGGCCTTCAGCACATTATAGGCGCGTTCTATCGTCTTGCTGATGCCCTGCAGGGCGGCGGAAGCCGAACCCGGATAGATCAGGCGGTTAAGCGCTTCAACGGAGAGATAGGAACTGTCGAGAATCCGCCGGGCAATGGAATAGCTGCCCAGAACCTCGGCGCTGGCAATGGCGCCGAGAACCAGAATATCGGCATTGCCGCGCACGGCCTTGAACAGGAACTGCGTGGAAAACAGAATGCCGATGCGGATTTCATCGCGCACGATCCGGAACACCGGCCTGCCGAGCCTGCTGATCGCCTTCACGGAAATTACGGCGGCAATGGTGTGGGCGGCGAGGTTCCACAATGCCCAGGCCTCTACCGTTTCCACCTTGAAGACGAGACAGGCGACCACGGCGGCAATCGTGCGGGCAACGGCAAACATCACTTCCAGCTTGTTGGCCGAGGCAAAGTCGGAATGGGCGATGAAGCTTTGTGTGGAAAGCGAAATAACCTTCAAGAGAACGAGGTTCGTGATGAGGATCAGGAAGGTGGTGATGAGCGTGTGCAGCAATGTTTCCGAGGTCGGGAAAAACACCGGAATCGTTACCATGCCGATGATGGTCAGCACCACGCCTGTCGCGGCACTCAAAAGGTAACTGTGGCCGAGCATGACGGGAAACATGCTGCGATCCTGCGCCACGCGGCGGATGAGCGATTCCTGCGAGCCGATGCCGCAGATCTGCACACCGAGATTGGTCACGGCGGTAATCGAGGCGTAAAGCGCGAATTGTTCGACACCGAGATGGCGGGCGAGCAGGGCAAACGTCAAAAGCTGGGCGGCGCTGGACATCAGCAGTGCCCCGCCGGATGCCATGTAGGTCAATCCCAGTCTGACTAGATGGCCGAACCGCGGCGTATTCAACGACACCTCATTCTCCATGTTTTTTCGACATTGCCGGGCAAGTTCAAGAATGATCGCCCGGCCTTGCAATATTTCGCGAACTGAAAAAAGCCGGTAATCGGCCAGTAACCTGAATGCCAATAACCTGAATGAATGGCAGTTTCTCCTGTCTTAGCCTTCTTGAGGTAAGAGAGGGTTAAAGCAATTGCACAATAATGATGATAATGACCGTTTATGGTTATTTGGACATGGCCCGGTTTCACAAGGGTTTTGTTGTTCGTCACAAGGCAGGCCAATGATCCGATTTTCCGCTCCCGATGCAGGCGACCATGCCGCGTTTTGCTGATACGCAGTCCATTTCTGCGGAAAGCAGCGCCATGTCCCTTTCGGGCGGCCGCCGCGACGCGATTTTTTTCGTCGTCACGATGCTCTATATCTGGATTTCTGTGGCGCCTTTCGAGAGCCTTGCGGTGCCGCCGGTCCCGCGCGCCGCCGCAAACCAGCTGACCGGGCTGGTGATTGCGTTGATCCTGCTGGTATTTGCCCTGCGTCACCGGCTGACGGGGCTTTTGCTGCGGCCGCGTCTGCCTATCCTGCTGCTGTTTTCCTGGCTGGTGATTTGCTCGGTGCTCGGCACGCAGCCAGGCACCTCGCTGCAGCGGCTGATCTTTACGGCGCTGCTGTGCTTCATCACCAGTGTCCTCGTCGTCATGCCAAGGGACCGGCGGCAGTTCGACCGGATGATGGCCATCTTCGCCATCATTCTTTTGGCGCTTTGTTATTTCGGGGTGATCTTCCTGCGATCGCGCGCAATCCATCAGCCCTTTGATCTCGATGAAAAAGCGCTGGCGGGTGACTGGCGCGGCATCTTCAACCACAAGAACGCCGCCGCGCCCGCCATGATCATTCTTTTCATGGTCGGGCTTTATCTGCGTAACGCCTGGTCAACGGTTGGCGGTATTGCGATCACGCTGCTGGCGGGGTTCTTCCTCTGGAAAACCAACGGGAAAACCGCCGCGATGCTGCTGCCCGTCACCATCGCGCTGATCTGGATCATGGAAAGACATGCCGGCCGGACATTGCTGATGATCGGCGGCCTCCTCACGTTCCTCAACATCCTTGCGGTCGGCTCCACTTATTTTCCAAGCATACAGAATCTGGTCGAAAGCCTGGGCATCGATTCCACCTTCACCGGGCGAACGGACATATGGCGCCTGTCCTTCGACACCTTTGCGCAGTCTCCGATCTTCGGGCAGGGTTTCCAGGCGTTCTGGACGAGCGACCGGCTTCTATCGCAGGCCGATATTGCCGGCACCTGGGCAATCACGGCCTTTCATGCCCATAACGGTTATATCGAAAGTCTGCTGAATGGCGGCCTGCCGGCTTTCATCCTCACAGTCATATGGCTCGTCATCATTCCCGCAAATGATTTTCGCACGGCGGTGGACCGCGGCACGGATCCGGCTTTGACGCGGCTTTTCGGACGAATCTGGGTGTATGCCTTACTTTCTTCGTGTCTTGAGAGTAATTTCTTTACCGGAACCGGGCCTATCTGGTCGTCTCTTCTGATCGCAATTTATTGTTTGAGGCATCAGGCTTACGACATACTTGAACAGGGGCAGTAATTTGTTGACAGGCCGGGGGGCTGTGTATGACGCAAAAAATCGGAACGCTTGCAGACCGGGTCAATAACCGGCTGGTGCGGTATTTTCCGGGACCGGCGGTGCGGATCGAAACATCTCAGCCGATCGTCTCCTTCACATTCGACGATGTTCCGGCGAGTGCCTGGACGAAGGGTGCCCGCATTCTGGAGGATGAAGGCGTTCTCGGGACGTTTTACATTGCGGGCGTTTTTATCGACCGGCACGATGAACAGCAGGAGATGATTTCCGCAAAAGGCTGTTCAGAGCTTGCAGCGGCCGGCCACGAGCTTGCCTGCCACACCTATTCCCACCGCAAACTGTCGAGCTTTTCACGGCGCGGGCTTGAAGAAGATTTCGACCGCAATGACCGCGTGCTCGGATCGTTCGACGAGAAACGGCACAGGCAGAATTTCTCCGTTCCTTTCGGCATGGCCTCGCCAATCATGCAGCCCCTGTTGCGGCGCCGGTTCAGAACCACCCGCGGCATTATGCCCGGCATCAACCGCGGCAGCGTCGATCCGCATAATCTTGCCGCCGTCGAATTACGGTCGGATCAAAATTATCTCGATGCCGCTGACCGCTGGCTGGAGGATGTTTTGCAAAATGGCGGCTGGCTCATCATTTTCACCCATGATGTTTCGACCACGCCAAGCTTTTACGGTTGCCCGGAAGAGAGGCTTCAGAGCCTCGTTCGCCGGGCGACGTCCGGAGGGGCGAAAGTCATGACGGTGGATGCCGCCGCAAATGCGCTTGGTCTCTGAACATATATTGCGTTGGGTATAGCGTCAGCGGCTCTTTACCCGCGCGCTTACTGGCTGGCCCAGATGATGCGAGCGATCCATTCCACATCGGCCATGTCGAAGCTGCGGTTGGGATGTTCGGGGTTCAGCGACAGAAGCTCGATGTTCTTGGGGCTTTGCCGCGCCAGCACCTTGGCCATCACTTCACCGTCGCGACTTTTCAGCACCACACGGTCACCGCGCCGTACCTGCGCGCCCGGTTCCACGATGAGGATATCGCCGTCGCGGTAAAGCGGCATCATGCTTTCGCCCTGCACTTCCAGTGCGTAGACGCCCTGTTTGCGTTCGGGGGAAGAAGGGAATTCCACCACATCCCAACCCTGACCCGCCGGAAAACCGCCATCATCGAAAAAACCGCCGGAACCGGCCTGCGCAAAACCGAGAAGCGGAATGGCGTTGTCGGCACCGGAAGGCTGCATGGTCTGTGCCTTGCCGAAAGCGTAGCCGAAAAACTGATCGACACTCGCCCCCGTTGCCTCCAGCACTTTTGATACGGATTCCGTCGAGGGCCAGCGTTTGCGTCCGTCCGGGCCGAAACGCTTCGACTTGTTGAACGAGGTGGGATCGAGACCGGCACGTTTTGCCAGTGCTGATGGTGTCAGCTCATGGCGCTTGGCTAGCGTATCGATGGCGCTCCAGATCGTCTCGTGTGAAAGCATGATAGAAAGCCCGCAGATGGAGCCGGTGGCGGAAAAGCTCCTGTCGTTTACCCATCGGAATCTAGACTATATCCAGCCTGGAGTAAAGAAAGGAAAGGAATAAAATCCTTATCTCATGCCACCATGGCCGACGTATTTATCTTGGCGAGCTGGATGACGGCCTGCGTGCGGCTGTCTACCTTGAGCTTTAAGAGGATCGCTGAGACATGTGCCTTGATCGTGGCTTCCGAAACATTCAGCTCATAGGCGATCTGCTTGTTCAGCAACCCTTCGGCAAGCATGCCGAGAACCCGGCTCTGCTGCGGCGTCAGCGTTCTGAGTCGACCGATGAGATCGGCGACGTCCGAATCCTGTTCCTTTTCGCCTTGATGACCCGCCGGTATCCAGACATCGCCTTCCAGCACCGCGCGGATACCATCGCGGATATCATCGATACCGGAGGATTTGGAAATGAAACCTGAAGCGCCGAGTTCGATGGATCGGCGGATGGTGGTGGCATCGTCCGTTGCCGAAACGATGACGATCGGCAGGCTGGAAAATTCTGCCCTGAGCGCCATCAGGCCGGAAAATCCGCTAACTCCCGGCATGGCAAGATCGAGAAGCATCAGATCGGCGTCGTTGCGTGCCGTTGCAGCACTTCGGGCGGCTTCGAAATCTCCCGCTTCCACAATGGTCTGCTGCCCGTCAAGACCGGATACGGCCTGTTTGAGGGCGCCGCGAAAAAGCGGGTGATCATCTGCAATAATAATGACAAGTTCCGACATTCTGGCCCCCTCCCAAGGGCGTTATGCGGTTCTTTCGCGGGTACTGGTGCACTCCCTTGCCGGCTGTCGAAACGCACCCGGCTCCTCCGCTCAAGGTTGCGCCAATCGCTTGCGCATTACAAGAAAAAGCTTGTGGAGAGGTGGCCTTTGAAGCTCTCCGCAATAAAAATGCCGTGGAAACTGTGGACAATCTTCGAGCTTTGCGGCAAATCCCGCTGAGTGGAAAGCCTTGGAGAGCCCTATGCATGAAACGCCCGCGATCATCTATAAAATCGTGCCGGAGACGTTGTGGAGTGCAGCCAGGGCAAAAGGCGTGTTCGAAGGTGCGGCTATCGACCTGACGGACGGCTTTATTCATTTTTCGACGGCAAAACAGGTGGCCGAGACCGCCGCGCGGCATTTTTCCGGCCAGGTCGATCTGCTTCTGATTGCAGTCGACGGCGCAGCGCTGGGCGACAAGCTGGTCTATGAACCCTCCAGAGGCGGTGATCTTTTCCCCCACCTCTATGCCCCGCTTCCCCTGAGTGCCGTGCTTTGGGAAACGCCGCTCTCACTCGATCATGATGGCCAGCACCAGTTTCCGGAGATTTTATGATGAGCGGATTATTTTCCTCGATCGGCCGCAAGGGCCTGTTTCTGGTCGATCCGGAAAAGGCGCATGGACTGTCGATCGCCGCGCTGAAAAGCGGCTTTCTGCCCACCTGCATGGTGCCGCATGATCCGCGCCTGCAACAGACGGTTGCCGGTCTCGTTTTTCCCAATCCGCTCGGCATGGCGGCAGGTTATGACAAGAACGCCGAAGTGCCGGGACCGCTTCTGCGGCTCGGTTTCGGCTTCACGGAAATCGGCACTGTCACGCCGAAAGCGCAATCCGGCAATCCGAAACCCCGTATCTTCCGTCTGGTCGAGGATGAAGGCGTCATCAACCGCCTCGGTTTCAACAATGAAGGCCATGCCGCGGCGCTGGAGCGCCTGAAGCAAGCGAGCTTGCGCGGCATCGTTGGCGTCAATATCGGCGCGAACAAGGATAGCGAAGACCGCATCGCCGATTATGTGCAGGGCATAGAGGCGTTTTATTCGGTCGCATCCTATTTCACGGTCAATATTTCGTCGCCCAATACGCCCGGCCTGCGCGACCTGCAGGCGCGTGAAAGCCTTGCCGCACTTCTCGTTGCGGTGCTGGAGCGCCGCAAGGCGCAGACTGAGCGCTTTGGCAAACGCATTCCTGTCTTTCTCAAGATCGCACCCGATCTGACCGAGGAGGGAATGGATGACGTTGCAGAAGAAGCGCTCGCCCATGATCTCGATGGCTTGATCGTCTCCAACACCACGCTCTCACGCGAAGGCCTGCGGCCCGGCCCGCACAAAGGCGAGACCGGCGGCTTGTCCGGCAAGCCGTTGTTCGAGCTCTCGACCACGGTTCTCGCCAAGATGCGCCGCCGCGTCGGCGGCAACCTGCCGATCATCGGTGCCGGCGGCGTCTCGTCTGCGGAAACCGCGCTGGAAAAGGTAAGGGCAGGGGCCGATCTGGTGCAGCTCTATTCCTGCATGGTCTATGAAGGCCCCGGCCTGCCATCCACCATCGTCAAGGGCCTGTCGCAGCTGGTCGCCCGTGAGGGCGTGCAGTCTATTCGTGACCTGCGCGACAGCACGGTAGACCGCTGGGCTGACCGCAAGCTCGGCTGATTCTGGAGCGGGGTAGGGGCGCGGCGACGCGCTTGCCCGTGAACCCCGCTTCCGTCATCTGATCAGGCGCAGAGCACCATCGCCCAATAGGGCCGGTTGCGGCTGGCGGCGTCATAGGCCACCGCAACGCCAAGGCCGTTATAGGGCCCGAGCATGTTTTCGAGGTGATGTTGCGAGCCGATCCAGGCCTTGACCACACGCTCGACGCTGTCCTGCCCGGCGGCCACGTTTTCCGCCGCCGGAAGCGGAACCTTGCCGTCCTTCATGCGGATGAGGAAGCTGTCGGTGAGGCCGATCAGATGCGCCATCTTCTGCGCCTTGACCATGCGGCCGGCTTGATAAGCGGCAGCGCCGCTTGCCGCACCATTAATGGTAAGCGGCGAAAGCCCCTTCGAGCGGCGCAGATCGTTGACCATCGGAAGCGCGGCCGCCGTCTCATCGCGGGTGCCTGATGGCATTCCCTTGTTGGTGGGCATGGAAACGCAGGCGGAAAGAACGGAGCTGGCGGAAATCAGCACGAAGCCGCGCCGGGAAAGCGTCTGAAGTGATGATGTATTGGTCATGTCAGCGGCGATAGCTCAGAAGGCGCAGGATGATGAAAACGGGAATGACGATCGTGGCCCCGAGGATCAGATAGTCGCCGATTGCGCCCAGCGCATGGAAACCGCTGCGCCACAGGTCGACGACGAAATCGCGCGCGCTATAGATGATGTTCCACGGCGTCAATCCGAAGATCGCCATCAGAAAACCGACGAGCAGCGAAACCACCAGCAGCTTCACCACGGTGCGGGCCACCGTATCACCCAGCATTTTGTTGACCTCACCGGCCATCAGCAAGTCTCCTGTTTTGTCCTGACATATGAAACGGACCGCTTCGATGCAAGTTTTCACGCATTATATCGCGCCATATCAGTCAATTCCACGCGGGTGCCATGAAATAGGACTTGAGTTTTTTTATGGCTTGATAAATGACAGCCGGCATCTTCTCAGGAATCATTGATGGCCCCAAACCAGTTTTCTTCCGGTGACGTCATTGCCGACCGCCGGGCGGACTATGCCCGCATGTTGGCGGAAGGCGGTGATTATCCCGCCGCCGCCGAACTTATGGAACAGGCGCTTGAACTTGCGCCACGGTGGACGGCGGGATGGTTTCGCTTCGGGGAATATCACGAAAAGGCGGGCGAGACCGCAAAAGCGGTGGCGGCTTACGAGAAAGTCGCCGAGCTGGACAGGGAAGGGCTGTTTGCAGCCGAACTGAAACTTGCGGTTCTCGGCGCCGCGGAAACACCCGAGCAGCCGCCGAGCCGTTATGTGGAAGGGCTGTTCGACGATTATGCCGACCGCTTCGAAACCTCGCTTGTTGAGAAGCTGGATTACAGCGTGCCGCAAAAACTGGCGGAACTGATCGACAGGCAAGCGAAAGGCGGCA is a window from the Agrobacterium tumefaciens genome containing:
- a CDS encoding S24 family peptidase gives rise to the protein MLSHETIWSAIDTLAKRHELTPSALAKRAGLDPTSFNKSKRFGPDGRKRWPSTESVSKVLEATGASVDQFFGYAFGKAQTMQPSGADNAIPLLGFAQAGSGGFFDDGGFPAGQGWDVVEFPSSPERKQGVYALEVQGESMMPLYRDGDILIVEPGAQVRRGDRVVLKSRDGEVMAKVLARQSPKNIELLSLNPEHPNRSFDMADVEWIARIIWASQ
- the aqpZ gene encoding aquaporin Z; protein product: MSRKLLSEFLGTFWLVFGGCGSAVFAAGFPELGIGFLGVAFAFGLTVLTMAYAVGGISGGHFNPAVSVGLTVAGKFPVSSLIPYIVAQVLGAIVAAAALYVIVTGKAGAELGGFAANGYGEHSPGGYSLVSALLIEVILTAFFLIVILGSTHGRAPAGFAPIAIGLALTLIHLISIPVTNTSVNPARSTGQALFVGGWALQQLWLFWLAPILGGVIGAVVWKLFGEKEE
- a CDS encoding DUF952 domain-containing protein, yielding MHETPAIIYKIVPETLWSAARAKGVFEGAAIDLTDGFIHFSTAKQVAETAARHFSGQVDLLLIAVDGAALGDKLVYEPSRGGDLFPHLYAPLPLSAVLWETPLSLDHDGQHQFPEIL
- a CDS encoding transporter substrate-binding domain-containing protein, producing MPVLFDAQERFPGGDLSSVPRIRFLMSVDFPPFNFTDQEGRLAGFHVDLVREICAQLKVESKCQVQALPFDELEAALEMGEGEAVISGIATTADLRKSFTFSRPYLLLPARLAVNKAAKFSGSGADALSGKKVGVVAGSRHEQMLKAFFPKAAPEGFEGYEPMYAALKTGKVDAIFADGLRLPFWISGSASEGCCSLFGGPYMSDRFLGEGLSIMAVDPDNVLVPAFDQALAALSRNGRLEEIYRRYFPYGLY
- a CDS encoding response regulator, with amino-acid sequence MSELVIIIADDHPLFRGALKQAVSGLDGQQTIVEAGDFEAARSAATARNDADLMLLDLAMPGVSGFSGLMALRAEFSSLPIVIVSATDDATTIRRSIELGASGFISKSSGIDDIRDGIRAVLEGDVWIPAGHQGEKEQDSDVADLIGRLRTLTPQQSRVLGMLAEGLLNKQIAYELNVSEATIKAHVSAILLKLKVDSRTQAVIQLAKINTSAMVA
- the uppX gene encoding Wzx-type polysaccharide biosynthesis protein UppX translates to MENEVSLNTPRFGHLVRLGLTYMASGGALLMSSAAQLLTFALLARHLGVEQFALYASITAVTNLGVQICGIGSQESLIRRVAQDRSMFPVMLGHSYLLSAATGVVLTIIGMVTIPVFFPTSETLLHTLITTFLILITNLVLLKVISLSTQSFIAHSDFASANKLEVMFAVARTIAAVVACLVFKVETVEAWALWNLAAHTIAAVISVKAISRLGRPVFRIVRDEIRIGILFSTQFLFKAVRGNADILVLGAIASAEVLGSYSIARRILDSSYLSVEALNRLIYPGSASAALQGISKTIERAYNVLKAALVIAAGSAFAIFIIAPFLPLLFGDEYVSLPVITRVLCWAVIPMAVAATALEALGASGRQDIRAKIWNSGNLIGSIVVALATWSFSISGTIGSYFMVETAIAAAVWIALLRLRRSDEAFAPAK
- a CDS encoding glycosyltransferase family 2 protein, with amino-acid sequence MDQSSHYTRESFRTTPMERKIAFSFTGDDRQWSAAEQAEPGQAQFLASLGFGKPYIDAFEQRALKNGSTVEDELLASGLVQTEAYFGAFARFLRLPFFPEIDPERVEDIKNLDMQLAEPQLLRLKPLNGRPLLLIVPELGRFALLKTMLDRHPHLFDELAVTTPQAMRSAIWKAGETRRSHEAQQRLFNAAPGHSARITLQGQQGFYTGILATLLTLSLLFYTEAALAYIHVSLTMLYFFTLLFRLFALVNAPHAPTENEKQTLPALRDDSDLPVYTVLVALYREEAVVEQLIGALERLDWPKSRLDIKLVCEADDDATIAAIKRVNPGPHIELIKVPPSLPRTKPKALTYALAGARGTLVAVYDAEDRPHPQQLREAHATFRRQPDEVACLQAPLIVSNARSSWLSACFALEYSGLFRCMLPVLAAHRLPLPLGGTSNHFRTAVLRRVGAWDPYNVTEDADMGLRLHRLGYRCGVIRRQTLEDAPTSFSVWLNQRARWYKGWLQSWLVMTRAPVTTARQMGWSDYIVFQLLIGGMLLSSLTHPLLFLSFTFMAMAILESGTDMLFSWQGILFVIDTLNILGSYTIFVLMGRNRMIPYEKKQVGQRWLAIPFYWLMLSLAAWRAVVELKTRPFVWNKTPHMPAVKNSA
- a CDS encoding polysaccharide deacetylase family protein, whose translation is MTQKIGTLADRVNNRLVRYFPGPAVRIETSQPIVSFTFDDVPASAWTKGARILEDEGVLGTFYIAGVFIDRHDEQQEMISAKGCSELAAAGHELACHTYSHRKLSSFSRRGLEEDFDRNDRVLGSFDEKRHRQNFSVPFGMASPIMQPLLRRRFRTTRGIMPGINRGSVDPHNLAAVELRSDQNYLDAADRWLEDVLQNGGWLIIFTHDVSTTPSFYGCPEERLQSLVRRATSGGAKVMTVDAAANALGL
- the uppY gene encoding Wzy-type polysaccharide biosynthesis protein UppY encodes the protein MPRFADTQSISAESSAMSLSGGRRDAIFFVVTMLYIWISVAPFESLAVPPVPRAAANQLTGLVIALILLVFALRHRLTGLLLRPRLPILLLFSWLVICSVLGTQPGTSLQRLIFTALLCFITSVLVVMPRDRRQFDRMMAIFAIILLALCYFGVIFLRSRAIHQPFDLDEKALAGDWRGIFNHKNAAAPAMIILFMVGLYLRNAWSTVGGIAITLLAGFFLWKTNGKTAAMLLPVTIALIWIMERHAGRTLLMIGGLLTFLNILAVGSTYFPSIQNLVESLGIDSTFTGRTDIWRLSFDTFAQSPIFGQGFQAFWTSDRLLSQADIAGTWAITAFHAHNGYIESLLNGGLPAFILTVIWLVIIPANDFRTAVDRGTDPALTRLFGRIWVYALLSSCLESNFFTGTGPIWSSLLIAIYCLRHQAYDILEQGQ